The following proteins come from a genomic window of Salvia hispanica cultivar TCC Black 2014 chromosome 4, UniMelb_Shisp_WGS_1.0, whole genome shotgun sequence:
- the LOC125220457 gene encoding peptidyl-prolyl cis-trans isomerase FKBP42, translated as MKRSNRCSALQENFVNVSSVTFDFIEVSQDVNPLLHCFVPAVHYRAWTESTLHKFEDTWHEQQPLELVLGKEKTEMTGLAVGISCMKAGERALLHVGWELGYGKEGNFSFPNVAPMADIVYEVELIGFDETKEGKARGDMTVEERISSADRRKMDGNALFAEEKLEAAMQQYEMAIAYLGDDFMFQLFGKYRDMALAVKNPCHLNMAACLIRLKRYDEAIAQCGIVLVEDENNVKALFRRGKARAELGQVDSAREDFLKARKYAPEDKAIAKELRLLAEHDKAVYQKQKELYKGLFGKSPDPKPKPKNWLILIWQWLLSIFYSLFKQKRQKDD; from the exons ATGAAACGCAGCAACAG ATGCAGTGCTCTA CAAGAGAATTTTGTGAATGTAAGTTCTGTCACATTTGATTTCATTGAGGTGTCTCAGGATGTTAATCCTCTTCTTCATTGTTTTGTCCCGGCAGTGCATTACAGAGCATGGACTGAAAGCACACTGCACAAGTTTGAAGACACATGGCATGAACAACAACCCCTAGAGCTTGTCCTTGGAAAAG AGAAAACTGAAATGACTGGGCTGGCTGTTGGCATTTCATGCATGAAAGCTGGTGAACGTGCCTTGTTACACGTCGGTTGGGAATTAGGGTACGGAAAAGAAGGAAACTTTTCGTTTCCAAATGTAGCTCCAATGGCAGATATTGTCTATGAAGTCGAATTGATTGGTTTTGATGAAACCAAAGAA GGGAAAGCTCGTGGTGACATGACAGTAGAGGAGAGAATTAGTTCTGCAGATAGAAGAAAGATGGATGGTAATGCATTATTCGCTGAGGAAAAGCTGGAGGCAGCAATGCAACAGTATGAAATG GCCATAGCATATCTGGGAGATGACTTCATGTTCCAATTGTTCGGGAAGTACCGCGATATGGCGCTGGCAGTAAAGAATCCTTGTCACCTTAACATGGCAGCATGCCTGATAAGACTCAAGCGCTATGATGAAGCCATTGCTCAGTGTGGCATT GTCTTGGTGGAGGATGAAAACAATGTGAAAGCACTATTTAGGCGTGGCAAAGCTAGAGCTGAGCTTGGGCAGGTGGATTCTGCTCGTGAAGATTTCCTCAAGGCACGAAAATATGCCCCAGAAGACAAAGCAATAGCAAAAGAGCTGCGTCTGCTAGCAGAACACGATAAAGCTGTTTATCAGAAACAGAAAGAGCTTTACAAGGGATTATTTGGAAAAAGTCCAGATCCCAAGCCGAAACCCAAAAATTGGCTGATATTAATCTGGCAGTGGTTGCTCTCAATATTTTA